In the genome of Pseudomonas sp. Teo4, the window GCCCTTGAATGAGCCCTTCTGACTGGCAGGAATGAAGGTAAATTCTTCGTTGTTCTCGGGCTGAATGTATAAAGGCTCGAAACCGATTGGTCACTGCTCACAAATTGCGAAATCGCTTCAAGAATGGTCGTTTTACCACTCTCGTTCAATCCAATGAGCATAACGATCGGCGTGTCGCTTCGCCCTGAGAGCTCTATGCTCGTACTGACAATGCCCTTGTAGTTCTTAATCTCAAAATCGAGGATTTTCGACATCAGCAAACACTACCCTGTGTTAGCACGAACTGAGCCAGGCCAGCTTAAACGCTTAACTTGGCATGCATGAGCCCTACGGATCTTCAACCGCCCCGGTTACCTATTGGCAAATTGGATCTGGCAGGGTTAGAGTGCTGGCACTCTAGCATCAGTCAAACCGCTGTCAACAGCTCTTGGTTTGCAGGCAAGCTAGCGCTGCGTAGGTTCACATAGGGATATTGGGGAACGTAATGTCAGGTTCAGACGGCAAGCTATTCAGGGACTACACAGCGGGAGCTCCCACCGAGACGGCCTGTGACAGGCTCTACCTACAGACTCAGCTGGCATCTCCGAAGCACGAAGTCGTTGAGCAGATCACCGTCGGCGACATCCTCCAGATGACAGTAGGCCTTGCAGGCAGTGAGCTTTCAGCGCTTGCCGTCTGGAATGGTCATGTCGCAGGCGGCATTGCGTCCCCGAAAGCGATCCGGCTGATCACCTGCATCCAGAACGGCACGAACTATGTAGCAGTTGTCACGGCCAAAATTGGCGGGCAAGTGGCGCTCAAGATCTCACCGGTCAAGCAGGAGTGATGTGATGATCAGCATAGCCGGTGGTGTTTATTACGAGCAGTGCATGTGCCCCACGTGGCAGGAGCTATTTGGCTCGGGCGGGCGAGCCGCTACGGCGATCGCGCGCCTGGGAGGGACGGTCAGCCTCGCAACCTATACCGACGACGCGGCGGGGTCGGTGCTTCGCCTGAGAGCGGCGTTGGAGGGTTTCTCCCTGGAATCGCATGCCATTGATCGAAGTCTGCAATTCCGCTACACCCACGGATTGTCCAAGCCTTCAATCGACCCCATCCCGAAGAGCCAGCAAAGCCTGCAGGTCACGGCTAGGAATGTCGTGCGCTTCGGCTTTATGGAGGGTGACTGCATCGTCGACGCTTACCAGGCAGTTTACGACCCTCAAAGCTCAAGCAACCCGGCGCCGTTCCGCGAGAATGGCTCCAAAGCTGAGCGGTTGGCACTCATCCTGAACAGAAGCGAGGCGCAAGCGCTGCATGGCAGTAGCACCTTAAGCGCGGCTTATCTGGCGCGCGCCTTATCCCAGTCTCAGCATGCCGAAATCGTCATCATCAAGATGGGCCCAGCCGGTGCGCTCCTGTTCCATGAGGATCGCATCCACGCTATCCCCTCTTTCGTGACGCCAAAGGTCTGGAAGGTGGGCTCAGGTGACGTGTTCGTCGCTACCTTTGCGTATTTCTGGCTTGAGGAGGCGCTGACTCCACTGGAAGCGGCAACACTCGCATCAAGGGCTACCGCTTTCTATTGTGAATCGCAGGGCTTCGCTTCAAAAGCCGGACTCAGCACTTACACCCCAAGTGCAGCCAGCATGCCTAAAAAGTCGAGGGGCGGAAGAGCGCCCCTGGTATATCTGGCAGGCCCCTTCTTCTCGCTGTCCCAGCTTTGGCTCGTTGAAGAAGCGCGCGGCCAGCTTCTGGAGATGGGGCTGAACGTATTCTCCCCGGTACACGACGTGGGCCATGGGCCGGCAGAGGATGTCGTGCACAAGGATATTGAAGCCATTCACGCATGCGACCTGATGCTCGCGATAGGTGACGGCCTCGACGCTGGCACGATCTACGAGATTGGCTACGCACGAGCACTCAAGAAGCCCGTCATCATGTACGTGGAAAATGAGTCTGAGGAAGATCAAAAAATGATGGCCGGCTCAGGCTGCACCATCACGGACGATTTCGTGACAGCCATTTACCAAACCGCCTGGAAGGCAGCAGAACTATGAAGCGGGCTCTTCTCCTCTCAGGTGGCATGGACTCGCTCGCATTGGCGTGGTGGTTACGTCCCGAGATCGGTATCACCTTAAATTATGGACAACTGGCCGCAGAGGCTGAGATCTCCGCCTCCAGCACCGTCTGCAAGCAGCTGGGTATTGAGCATCACGTCCTCTCGATCGACTGCCGCTCCGTCGGCTCTGGTGATATGGCCGGGGGCAAAGCAGATGCTCACGCACCTGCCAGTGATTGGTGGCCCTACCGCAACCAGATGCTCGTCACGCTGGCGGCGATGAAGGCAATCGGCCTGGGCGTAAACAAGCTCTACCTGGGTACCGTGAAATCCGATGGATCTCACCGCGACGGCACCCCAGAGTTTGTGGCTGCCCTCAATCAGTTGATGGTCATCCAAGAGGGTGAGATGAGCATTGAAGCGCCTGCTATCGGATTGAGCACCACCGAGCTGGTGAAGACTGCTGGGGTTCCAGCTTCCATGTTGGCTTGGGCCCACAGCTGCCACAAATCCAACGTGCCTTGCGGAACTGCCGAGGTTGCTTCAAGTACTTTGAGGTCTGGCACGAGCTCGAACATGGACAGGATCAACCTCAGTAGCCCTACGGTAAGAGCTTCGCCGGGGCACTATCTGCCTTTCACCTGGCCCGAGGGCGACTTCCATTCGCTGCCCGACGTGGCGCATGTCGGCGACAAAGGCATCCTTGACCTCCTCGATCACAGGCGCACCCGGCGCAGCTTCAGTGCGCTGGATGAAGGGCAACTGGGCCAGTTACTGTGGCGCTGTGCGCGAACTCAGGGCATAGCCGAGTCGAACTACGGCTTCGACCTTGAACTGCGACCAGCGCCCTCTGCCGGCGCTATACACCCCATCCATATCCTGGTTCACCTTCCAGGAACGTTGAATTGGCGTCGCTATGACAGTCGCCGTCACGGCCTCATCGAACTACCGGGATCCGGCGAGGCCCTCGCAGAATTGGTCGCGCAGTGCCATATGACCCTACCTGCCGAGCAGGCCACACGCTTGCTTCTGGTGGCAGAAGCCGGGAAGACGGGAGCGAAATATGCGAATGGTGAGAGCCTGATCTGGCGAGACGCCGGAGCACTCCTGGCGATCATGGCAGTGATTGCTGAAGCCTTGGGCTATGCGTTCTGTCCGCTGGGCATCACGGGAGAACCTTGGGCCAGCCGAATTGCCCCTTCCGGCGTGCTAACGGGCGTGGGCGTTGCGCTGGTCGGTGGGCCGGCCACGTAGCACTAGGCAGCCTTTAGACCGGCCTGGCTCAATAGCGAGTGAACCACCGTCGAAGCGGACATCATCTGGTACCACATCAGGGCGTCGAGCTTAGAGGCACGAACGTCGAGCGCTTGGCTCAGCGCCAGAAACTCTGCTTCGAGCTGCAGGTAGTGGCGCTCTACGGTAAGTCCAGGGGAGAAAAAACCTGCCAGGCCCCGGCGCGCAGGATATGGATGTCCAAGATGGCAACGTCGTCTGCATCCAGCCAGTTGCGCGCAACCCAAGAGGCAGTCTTGTAGCCGATCCCCGGCAGCTCCAGCAACCAGTCCCGCAGAGCACGCCCAGAATGAAGAGGACGCCCCCAGAGCCAGGGCAGCCAGTGCCGCATGGAGGTAACGTGCCTTTTGCTTGGCAAAGCGATAGCGTACGGTGCGGGTACCGATGGTGAGCGGGATGGAGAGCCACGCTTGCAACTGCTCTTCACTGGGAACATCGGCCTCAAAGGCGCCGAGGTTTCTCAGGTGGGCGAATGCCGCGAGGCCTACGTTTGCCGGGATGCCATGACCGCCCAGCAGGCATGCACCGACCTCTTCGGCCAAGGTCTCACCCAATTTGTAGTTGAGCGGTTCGGGCTCTTGCTCGTTGGCCCAGACCTGGTAAGCCCAGTACGCCGGAGTTGGGAATGCCTCGATCAAGCCCCCATGAAACCCCAGGAAGCACTTCGCTCATGGCATCCGGGAAGTCGCGGCTATAGAGCTTGGAGTCTACGAACACCACTCCGTTTTGCATCACCGGGCCTCCTGTGCGGAGCCGTACGTCTGCGTGATCCAGTGCAGGAAATCGCTGCGCTCTACGGATCCATCGCCGCTACACGATCGCGAAGCCGGGATTGGCGCCGGGCAATGGTCTGCCGCTCGCGGAAGGTATCACCCAGATAACGGCTGTCGTGAAGCTCGTCAGGGGCAGCGTAGTTCATCCATACACATTCCTCCCTGACATCCGTATGCGTCTTGGCCATAAACGTTACCTTCCTCCATCCTTGGAGCGCTTCGTTGTAGAGAGCACTGTCGTAGCCGGAGATCATCACGTTGCACGGCACGTTGCTCAGCGTGGACAGCAATTGCTCGTGTTGGGCATGGTCATACTCGAACCGGTAAATCTTGGAGCGACGCCGCGTCTGAGCGAGATACGGAGGATCAGCATAGATCAGCTCGGTACCGTCGTAGTTGAAACTGCTTAGGTAGCCCGAAGCATCACCCTGAACGAGTTCAAGGCCTTCAACTGAATGACCCGCCCAGGCGCCATGGACGGCGGGATCGACGTCCACGCCAATATTGCGCGCCGCAGGTTTCTTGTGACGCAGGACAGCGCCCGCACCCAAGTGCGACTCGATGTAGGTCTGATGCGGAGGCATCAGGTTGATCAAGCGCTGATAGCACTTGCCTTTCCCGCCTGGATATCTCATTCACCCATCATCGTCAAAAGTGACGATGATGTCAATGAAGCGTCCTTGAGCCCTGGGCACGCCGCCACACAAGAAAGCAACCGCACAACCGAGGTGAGGAGTGAAACCGGTTACATCACATTCGATGATAACGACTACTTGGGGCGCAACTGGCCTGACAACTTTAAGCCTTATTACGTGGGCAACTCTGAATCATTGAGCTCAGGGGTGAGGGGGCGTCTCAGTCGACATAGCCGACAACGGGGGCAACATGAAAATCTCCCAGCGCATCCGGAACAATGAGCCCCTTTACTTCATTGCAGCTCATGGCAATGACCTGCAGCGCCGTACGAGGCGTTGTTCCTTTGCCTCAAAACGGACGTGCAATTTTCGGACAATGTTCGTAGCGAGATGGAAAGGAGCTCGAAGCGCGAATATGAAAAAGTTCGCGCGAACATGACCCAGTTCGAACGAGACTATTATGACAATCTTGACCATGATGGTCGGGACGGTTAAGCCTCGTAACAGCATATCCCGTACTACCAGGGCCAGATCAGGGTGGGGATTAAAACGCCGCTTTGAGCGTCGCAGCAAGACACTCCCCTTCCTGACAAACCCACTATTGCGCTCACGTTGTGTCACCGATCTGATCGCGCTATGCCACCGATCTGAATGAAGAGATAACGACTCACAGAGGTGAGGCCAGGATGCTTCAGCAGCATCATTGCCCTCCTCTCTCTTGAGCGACCACTTCGGTGTCAGAGGCTGTCCCAGGAGGGTAATGGGAAGCACTGAGCACCGTCACATACCATCAGAGCGCGCTAGCCCCCTGTCAGGCAACTTCTTCTGACCAACCTACTGAGCCGTAAGGGGAAGCGGGACGACTAGATGACGGTTGTCACTGGTACCTATCGCTCGCTGCGATCATTGACGGCGTTTCGAGGCAATAAGGGCATCGAAGGCCTCCTGTTCGAAAGCCCCTCCCGCTGTCTCGCGGCCAAGAAGTCTGCATCCAATCCCGCCGCATCAAAATACTCACGGGCATGTCGTACGATGGCCAGCCAAAGCTCATACGGGACTGCTGTGTTATCGCTATTCCGGTACCGAAAACTTGGGCGCTGGAGCAGCGCAGGCGCTCGCATGACCAGATCGTCACTTAACCGTTGGAAGATTTGAAAGGGTGTGTCGCTCATCCCAATTAAAGAAGGATGAGTGAGGCGGTTGATAGCTTGGATGGCTGAGTCAGAATCCACGGTGTGAAGGTCGGATAAATGTCGCACGTCGGACTCAAACGCTTCGCCCCCCATTGCCACTGCCAGACGTTCAATGACCTCAAGCTCAGCCAGGTTACGGCGCTCCAGAGAGATCACGGGCTTTTCCATCGTTGCTTCCATCCAGTTGATACGACGTCCATTCTGCAGGATATGCGCGATCCCGCAAAACACAATCAGACGTCTATCTCAGCTGGATACTCGAATCGCGCAAGCCAAACCAATGCCCGATGACGCTGTTGTACGAGCCTGTTTGAATGTTCTTGGTCACTCTGGCAGGTCTGCGTAGATCCGTATGCCAAGCTCGTTCAACACCTGCAGCACGCTTGCGAGAGCTACAGTGCCTTTGCCGGTCTCGATGTCTCTCAGCAGCACATGACTCTTGCCTAGTATGCTGGCAAGGTCTGTTTGTATGATCGACTGCTGTTTTCGTATTTTTCGAACTGCAGCGCCGAATTCTGCGGCGGTGCGGAGCTGTACAAGATTCGTCATGACAATGCACCCAAAAACTAAATTATAGTTTAGTTCATGGGAACAATGTAGTGCATCGTCAGGAAATCGAAACTGTAGCTTATTTTATTACAGCAGATGGGCACACTAGGCGGCGACTCTTGGCGTCATCAACCTAAGAAGCTAGCCCCCCTATCGCTGCGTCTAACTCTCTCACAGCGCCTCTGCACTCGAAGAGTACAAATGTACTCCACCCGAGGCTGGCGATACGCCAAGGCGCGTGCACTCGCCTATCGACACTGAACGCTGCCATCAGTGGCGCTGGAGTGACTGAAGCCCCATCGCCGCACACTGATAGTCATTGATAGACTGGAACTGCTCCTGCCACGAGCCGAAGTCTCTCAATCTCCATCTCTGACTCTCCAGCATCAAGCAGGCATCTAAACCTCCACCCTCCTAATCAAATACAATAATTACACTGACCTGTTGATCGATCGAGATTTTTTAACAAGGACTAAACAATGATACAAGCCCTAGACTTCTCTCACGAATTTGAATTCAATGTCGAAGTTTATCACGATGACCACGGGATCTTCGGCGAGGGGCGACTAACTTTTGGAGGAGGCCTAATCTGCATCCAACTGGAGCACAACTATGATCACAAGATCACTCACATAGCGCCTTCAACTCTGAAGGCGAGAGCAAAAGACAGGCAGCACTTCACCTTATTTAATTGCGAAATAGCAAATAGCCAGATCTATGCAAACTACATCGCATGCGGAGATATAAACTCTAAAGCAGACAGCCTCCAGGTTAAATACGCAGATATTTCAGACTGGTTCATGCATGGCCAATATCTAGATGGAAAGCTCGGTGAGAGTCTAACCTGGAAAAATCCAACACCCCAGCTATCGGTAGAAATCAAAACAAACGAAGAAGACTTCACCCTTAATACCGAAACATTCAGCAGTCTAGAAAGGCGCGGTGAAAACCATGTCATACATGAACACATCCGCTTTACATTTGAGCGACCTAGCGGCACGTTTGCAATCGAGGAGGTAAGAGATAAAGCATTCGAGCTATCGACTTTATTATCCATACTGACTGCGACGCCTGTATCCATCGAAAGTGTGTGGGGCAGATTTAACTCAAAATATTCCGTACCTATCTACTTTCCATCCTTTAAAAAAATCGGCAGTAGGTTTTCAAGCGGAGCTTACTGGCTAAGCTGTTTGGCGCTACGAGACCTTCTGGATGATAACTGGCAGTCGATATTCGAGCGGTTCTACGCCTCCCCTTATCGAAAATCGACATGGGTTCGTCTTGCAGGCATGCAGCGCTATGAGGGATTTTGGGAGTTCAAAATCCTTGGCTATGTTAGCCTGCTGGACGAGTACGTCAGCACTTCTGCAACTATCGCGAATTGCAAATCAACAAAGGCTGAGAGCAAGAAAGTAACAGAACTGAAAGAAAAAATAAAACAACTATCAAATCCATTAAACGAAGACCAGATTGAAGAAGTGCAATTATTGATTGATACGATTTTCTTAGCATCGCGAGACCTTACATTCCTGGAGAAATACGAACTCGCGAGAAGCAGCACAAACGAAGACATCCTTAAAGTCATCAACTTAACCGATAACGACTTCAGGCTCATCAAGCGAATCAGGGATAAAGTTGCACACGGTGTCACTCCTGACTTGCAGGACACATCCTATCAAGAACTTCATCTCATCATTGAAAAAATCGCACTACTAATAACTTACTGGGCGCACATCGACCTTGGCCTTTCACCTTCCGACTTTGCAACATTCTTAAAACGCACGCACAACCAACTCCAATTCAACCCAGCATTAGACAAAGCCCATCTCGACCGCATAACAAACTCGGCAGAGTTTATTAATGTACCTGAAGGTCTTTTTGAGAAATTTACCTCTGGCGAGTATTCAATCATCAACGCGTGCTTCACTGAGAACGCCGATAATGAGCTGAGATATTCCGCAGCGCACAAATCAATGTACGACAACTGGATTAATGATCATTCTCGAAGCAGCAACCGGGTAATTGATGCCTTCGGAGCCGACTCCGTGCGAGTGAGATCACTAGTGAGTTTGTATCTAGAGTGCGCTGACAAGCACATTCAATTACACATGGCCTATATCATTAAGGACGCGTGATGTGTCGAACCGAATTTATAGTTTACATGCGACTGGATTGACAAATATGGAAAATGCCAGTCTATGACTATCACTAACCCCAGGCTCATCGCGATAAATCTCATGAGGTTCGCCGCTCAAGCTCGGTTGTTTGCTGCACATGCCAAAGAAACGATAGCTGGTTCCAAGGGGCGCACCAGAAGGCCGGGGGATGTGCAACAATGGGACGCCGAGTCCCTCTCTTCACGTGGATCACCAATCGCTTTGAAACCCCTGAGGGCTCGCCAGGGCGTCGTGGGATCTTCCCCTACCGCCCTCTGATCTATGCATGGATTACGCAGCCTGGTTTTGTAGGGTCAAGCAGGGTTAGCCGTTGACCTGTATCCCTCTATCACCAGGAGCACATTTGTACTCCAACTGGAAATGCTCATGAACGACATCTGGCTGCGAGAAAGAGAAAGAAGAAAGGCGCTGTTGCAACTGGCTGACCTGATGCCTGGCGACCGAAGCGCACGCCCGATTCTGGAACGACTGGATGAGCTTGAACGACTCGATCGCGAAGAACCACTGAGCGAATGCCAACTTGACCTAACTCAGCTGGCTGAGCTGCCCAAGGAAGCTCATCCAGTGGGCTGCCGGATCGTCCGCGATCAGGATATCCCAGAACCCTGGAAGTCTCGATTCACTGTTGCGCTCGGGCCCGCTACTAGAGTTGAGGAAGGGTTTTATCTACAGGATTGGACTGACTTTCTCGACACCTGGGAGCGTGATCTTGCACACGTGGAGCAGCACCGCGAGGCGCTTGACGACGAGTAATGAGCATCGCTAGCCGTTTTCTTGGCAGCAGGGGCCATGGCAGACAGGTTCGGGTTCAAAGGCAAGAGGCGGAGATCCCGCCTGCTTGGCTGTGTTATGAGCATCGGATGTCCGCTCTGCTCCGCCCTTCCGGATTCCCGAGCTGATACTGATCCAGAATCTTGCCAAGGTCAGCGGCCTTCGAGGCCCCCTGGATCACCTGATGCACTACGTTGCGTGGCGATCAGCGAACTACAATTCCGTGTTGCGCAAAATCGCTCAAAAGGGTCTTACGACTCAGCATGGCGGGCAGCTTGAATATGTTCCTGTATCCGTACCAAAGCCCCATCGGGAGTAGCACTAACCCTATGCCAAACGTGGCAGTAGCAGCAATAATAGCTGCTGGAACTGAAGCAAGCGAAAATACTACACCTTTCAACACGGTTGATCTTGCAATCAAACGAATATCATCTAGGTCGTATTCGACTTTCCCGTTCTTGTTTTCAAAAGCCAAAACAACGATGGTCTTTTTTGAAATTCTTTTGAAATACCAAGTTCGTGGGACTTCAGTCGCCATAGCCCCGTGATTTTTTAGATACTTCGGAACAACCACCTCTTTAAAATAGAACGTGTTGCCTTGTGCATCTTCAAGCCTTACGCGATTATAAAGCGCATCAAGATCGCCAAGTGCTTGGACGTCATAATTTTTAATAATCACTGTTATCTTTTCGAGGTCAGCCATTTTTCGTCCTTAAGGCATTAGTTTTCGGCAGGCGCAGCTATTCACACGAACTTCAACGCAGCCTGAGGGAATGGTTCAGGCGGCACACATCTGGATAAGAGGCAAGGCCAACTCCTGTACCACCTTGCCCCGCCACGAGTGATGCTCTGGCCACAGGCAGTCACGAGCCCTGTTCGCTCGTGATCACGTAGTGATCTCCTTTGGCACTGCGCATGAGCTTGAAGCCCTCTCTCTCGGCGACGCATCGCAATGGAGGCGTAGCAACAGTCATACCGTTTGAGGACACCCCGATTGGTCGCCGTATACGAGCGCGACGTATCTCTCACCCACCCTGGCAGCACTGAATAGGTACGCGTCAATGTGTACCGACCAGTCGATGCTCTGGGCCAGAACGACCTCACAGGGCAAGCCTTGCCCGGCGCTCTGTTGACCCTTAGCTCCCTGGACGCTGCGCGCCCACTCACAAATAGACATCTACTTCGATCTCGACAATTGATAAACCACTGAGGGTGGAGAGCCAGCTGCACCGTTTTTCTACGATCGACAGATCGCCAAGACGCGATGCGATTTAGCAATTTATTGAGTGAACTCCTGCAGCCTCTGCCGGAGCCATGCCGCCTCCCCTCATCCCAAACGACGGCTTCGCCGGCTGCGTCAGTGGCGCTTCGGAGACTCATCCGCGAGTGCCCCAATCAGCGCAACCGATAGCCCTGGCTCAGCAATCGACAGTTTTATACA includes:
- a CDS encoding DNA adenine methylase; amino-acid sequence: MINLMPPHQTYIESHLGAGAVLRHKKPAARNIGVDVDPAVHGAWAGHSVEGLELVQGDASGYLSSFNYDGTELIYADPPYLAQTRRRSKIYRFEYDHAQHEQLLSTLSNVPCNVMISGYDSALYNEALQGWRKVTFMAKTHTDVREECVWMNYAAPDELHDSRYLGDTFRERQTIARRQSRLRDRVAAMDP
- a CDS encoding helix-turn-helix domain-containing protein, yielding MTNLVQLRTAAEFGAAVRKIRKQQSIIQTDLASILGKSHVLLRDIETGKGTVALASVLQVLNELGIRIYADLPE
- a CDS encoding 7-cyano-7-deazaguanine synthase, producing MKRALLLSGGMDSLALAWWLRPEIGITLNYGQLAAEAEISASSTVCKQLGIEHHVLSIDCRSVGSGDMAGGKADAHAPASDWWPYRNQMLVTLAAMKAIGLGVNKLYLGTVKSDGSHRDGTPEFVAALNQLMVIQEGEMSIEAPAIGLSTTELVKTAGVPASMLAWAHSCHKSNVPCGTAEVASSTLRSGTSSNMDRINLSSPTVRASPGHYLPFTWPEGDFHSLPDVAHVGDKGILDLLDHRRTRRSFSALDEGQLGQLLWRCARTQGIAESNYGFDLELRPAPSAGAIHPIHILVHLPGTLNWRRYDSRRHGLIELPGSGEALAELVAQCHMTLPAEQATRLLLVAEAGKTGAKYANGESLIWRDAGALLAIMAVIAEALGYAFCPLGITGEPWASRIAPSGVLTGVGVALVGGPAT
- a CDS encoding AAA family ATPase; the protein is MSKILDFEIKNYKGIVSTSIELSGRSDTPIVMLIGLNESGKTTILEAISQFVSSDQSVSSLYTFSPRTTKNLPSFLPVRRAHSRARFR
- a CDS encoding HEPN domain-containing protein, producing MIQALDFSHEFEFNVEVYHDDHGIFGEGRLTFGGGLICIQLEHNYDHKITHIAPSTLKARAKDRQHFTLFNCEIANSQIYANYIACGDINSKADSLQVKYADISDWFMHGQYLDGKLGESLTWKNPTPQLSVEIKTNEEDFTLNTETFSSLERRGENHVIHEHIRFTFERPSGTFAIEEVRDKAFELSTLLSILTATPVSIESVWGRFNSKYSVPIYFPSFKKIGSRFSSGAYWLSCLALRDLLDDNWQSIFERFYASPYRKSTWVRLAGMQRYEGFWEFKILGYVSLLDEYVSTSATIANCKSTKAESKKVTELKEKIKQLSNPLNEDQIEEVQLLIDTIFLASRDLTFLEKYELARSSTNEDILKVINLTDNDFRLIKRIRDKVAHGVTPDLQDTSYQELHLIIEKIALLITYWAHIDLGLSPSDFATFLKRTHNQLQFNPALDKAHLDRITNSAEFINVPEGLFEKFTSGEYSIINACFTENADNELRYSAAHKSMYDNWINDHSRSSNRVIDAFGADSVRVRSLVSLYLECADKHIQLHMAYIIKDA
- a CDS encoding PfkB family carbohydrate kinase, which gives rise to MISIAGGVYYEQCMCPTWQELFGSGGRAATAIARLGGTVSLATYTDDAAGSVLRLRAALEGFSLESHAIDRSLQFRYTHGLSKPSIDPIPKSQQSLQVTARNVVRFGFMEGDCIVDAYQAVYDPQSSSNPAPFRENGSKAERLALILNRSEAQALHGSSTLSAAYLARALSQSQHAEIVIIKMGPAGALLFHEDRIHAIPSFVTPKVWKVGSGDVFVATFAYFWLEEALTPLEAATLASRATAFYCESQGFASKAGLSTYTPSAASMPKKSRGGRAPLVYLAGPFFSLSQLWLVEEARGQLLEMGLNVFSPVHDVGHGPAEDVVHKDIEAIHACDLMLAIGDGLDAGTIYEIGYARALKKPVIMYVENESEEDQKMMAGSGCTITDDFVTAIYQTAWKAAEL